A genomic region of Pseudomonas sp. MPC6 contains the following coding sequences:
- a CDS encoding SDR family oxidoreductase: protein MSQSVFLTGATGFVGGATLSRLVAEDYTVVAALRNGSNKLGSKATTVYVDGFDGATSWNESLNNIDVVIHAAARVHVMNDTEADPLAAFRRVNVDGTLNLARHAAQAGVKRFIFISSIKVNGEGTAPGIAYSPEDTPGPVDPYGISKMEAEQGLRKLACETGMEVVIIRPVLVYGPGVKANFRNMMRWLDKGIPLPFGAIHNRRSLVALDNLVDLIFMCISHPAAADQTFLVSDGDDLSTTQLLKKMAMALGRPARLLPIPSWILSGAAALLGRKDLSNRLCGSLQVDISKTSSLLGWTPPVSVEEALKVTAQKFRESK from the coding sequence ATGTCTCAATCTGTATTTCTAACCGGTGCAACCGGCTTTGTGGGTGGGGCAACACTGAGTCGTTTGGTCGCCGAAGATTACACTGTCGTTGCTGCTTTGCGTAATGGATCAAATAAACTTGGAAGCAAGGCAACGACGGTTTACGTCGACGGCTTTGATGGTGCAACGTCCTGGAATGAAAGTCTTAACAATATAGATGTTGTTATACATGCTGCCGCTCGTGTTCATGTCATGAACGATACCGAGGCTGATCCGTTGGCAGCGTTCCGCAGGGTCAATGTCGACGGAACGTTGAATCTGGCGCGTCATGCAGCTCAAGCCGGCGTGAAGCGTTTTATCTTTATAAGCTCCATCAAGGTCAATGGTGAGGGTACGGCTCCTGGTATCGCTTATTCACCGGAAGATACTCCAGGTCCTGTAGATCCGTATGGGATCTCTAAAATGGAGGCCGAGCAGGGGCTTCGTAAACTTGCTTGTGAAACTGGAATGGAAGTAGTAATCATCCGTCCAGTGCTGGTCTATGGCCCTGGGGTAAAAGCAAATTTTCGGAATATGATGCGATGGCTTGATAAAGGTATTCCGTTGCCTTTTGGAGCGATCCACAACCGGCGCAGTCTGGTCGCTTTGGATAACCTAGTGGACTTGATTTTCATGTGTATCAGTCATCCGGCGGCGGCTGATCAGACTTTCTTGGTCAGTGATGGCGACGATCTTTCCACCACCCAGTTGTTGAAAAAAATGGCCATGGCGCTTGGTCGACCAGCGCGCCTATTGCCGATACCTTCCTGGATTTTAAGTGGTGCTGCGGCATTGCTGGGCAGGAAAGATTTGTCGAACCGGCTATGTGGCTCGTTGCAAGTCGACATCAGCAAAACAAGCTCTCTGCTGGGGTGGACACCTCCGGTCTCCGTAGAAGAAGCATTGAAGGTCACCGCACAAAAATTTCGAGAAAGTAAATAA
- a CDS encoding glycosyltransferase family 4 protein — MIYWWLIPAVAGVSLIMTAALRRYALARSIIDIPNARSSHSIPTPRGGGVAIVLAFLLVLPFLAWAQLVEVPTLIAIGGAGALVAVIGFMDDHGHIAARWRLLGHFCAAAWSLFWLGGVPPVSLFGLSLNLGWLGYILGALYLVWMLNLYNFMDGIDGIASIEAITACLGACLLYWVSGVESLMWVPGMLAMAVGGFLFWNFPPARIFMGDAGSGFLGVVIGAISIQAAWAAPQLLWAWLILLGVFVVDATFTLIRRLIRGDKIYEAHRSHAYQFASRRYRQHLPVTLAVGAINVAWLLPIAFCVTYFELDGALGLILAYLPLVMLAFKFHAGAVEEPDLGR; from the coding sequence ATGATCTATTGGTGGTTGATTCCGGCAGTGGCTGGTGTTTCGTTAATAATGACTGCCGCTTTGCGACGCTACGCGTTGGCGCGAAGTATTATTGATATTCCCAACGCTCGAAGTTCACATTCGATACCCACTCCTCGCGGAGGAGGGGTCGCTATTGTCTTGGCATTTTTACTGGTTCTGCCATTTCTTGCCTGGGCTCAGCTGGTCGAAGTGCCAACATTGATCGCTATCGGGGGGGCGGGTGCCTTGGTAGCGGTCATCGGTTTTATGGATGATCACGGTCACATCGCTGCCCGTTGGCGTCTACTCGGGCATTTTTGCGCCGCAGCCTGGTCTTTGTTCTGGTTGGGAGGCGTTCCCCCCGTTTCCTTGTTTGGACTCAGTCTGAACCTTGGTTGGTTGGGTTACATTCTCGGCGCGCTCTATCTGGTATGGATGCTCAATCTGTATAACTTCATGGATGGAATTGATGGTATCGCCAGTATTGAAGCAATCACAGCTTGCCTGGGCGCTTGCCTGCTTTACTGGGTTAGTGGAGTCGAGAGCCTGATGTGGGTTCCGGGGATGCTGGCCATGGCTGTTGGTGGATTCTTGTTCTGGAATTTCCCGCCCGCACGGATTTTCATGGGCGATGCGGGAAGCGGATTCCTGGGTGTGGTGATTGGTGCGATCTCGATCCAGGCAGCCTGGGCTGCACCGCAGTTGCTTTGGGCCTGGTTGATCCTGTTAGGGGTGTTTGTCGTCGACGCAACATTCACCTTGATTCGTCGCCTAATACGCGGTGACAAGATATATGAGGCTCATCGCAGTCATGCGTACCAATTTGCCTCGCGTAGGTACCGGCAGCATCTGCCGGTTACGTTAGCGGTAGGAGCGATTAACGTCGCCTGGTTATTGCCCATTGCCTTTTGCGTCACCTACTTTGAGTTGGATGGGGCGCTGGGTCTGATACTCGCTTACCTCCCGCTTGTAATGCTGGCTTTCAAGTTCCATGCTGGTGCTGTTGAAGAACCAGACCTCGGTAGGTGA
- a CDS encoding glycosyltransferase family 4 protein codes for MTENKLRILVVTQYFWPENMRINDLVRDFAEAGHEVTVLTGFPNYPEGDVFSEYKTNPDSFMEYYGARIVRVPLVPRGKRSINLIFNYLSFFLSASTIGVIKLRKKKFDAVFVYAVSPIMAAIPAVIIGRMKKAPVFIWVLDLWPETLRAVGVLRNATLLALVGRMVSWIYNRADYLLLQSQGFASNVKQYCTKQISPERLVYFPSWAEDDFSVSSPVSSDLLQRDSTVFTVVFAGNLGEAQDFPAVLDAAEALKDQVSVRWVIVGDGRMSGWLSEQVTARGLKNVLLLGRHPLSAMPGVFACADALLVSLRTNDVFEKTIPGKVQAYLASSKPILGMINGEAARIIEESGSGFACPSGDTQGLVRITLKLAKIDASQREAMGQSGRSYYLTHFSKPTLLGRLEKLFRDATLRKAAK; via the coding sequence ATGACTGAGAATAAATTACGGATCTTGGTGGTCACTCAGTATTTCTGGCCGGAAAATATGCGTATTAACGATTTGGTTCGTGATTTCGCGGAAGCCGGCCATGAAGTAACCGTGCTCACAGGGTTTCCCAATTATCCTGAGGGAGATGTTTTTTCTGAATACAAAACGAATCCTGATAGCTTCATGGAGTACTACGGCGCTCGCATAGTCAGGGTTCCACTTGTGCCCAGAGGTAAACGAAGCATTAACCTGATTTTTAATTATCTTTCTTTTTTCTTAAGTGCTTCGACTATCGGTGTCATAAAGCTTCGCAAGAAAAAATTTGATGCTGTTTTCGTTTATGCAGTCTCTCCTATCATGGCTGCGATCCCGGCGGTGATTATCGGGCGTATGAAGAAAGCCCCCGTGTTTATATGGGTTCTCGATCTTTGGCCGGAGACACTCAGGGCTGTTGGCGTACTCCGAAACGCCACCCTGTTGGCCTTGGTGGGGCGAATGGTATCGTGGATTTACAATCGCGCGGACTACTTGCTTTTGCAATCCCAAGGCTTTGCCAGCAATGTAAAGCAATATTGCACAAAACAAATTTCTCCTGAACGGTTGGTCTATTTTCCAAGCTGGGCGGAGGACGATTTTTCAGTATCCTCGCCAGTATCATCGGACCTGCTTCAGCGTGACAGCACTGTTTTTACAGTTGTCTTCGCTGGAAATTTAGGTGAAGCGCAAGACTTTCCAGCTGTATTGGATGCCGCGGAGGCTTTGAAGGATCAGGTATCGGTTCGCTGGGTGATTGTAGGGGACGGGCGCATGAGTGGTTGGCTGAGCGAACAAGTCACAGCAAGAGGTTTGAAGAATGTTTTGCTTCTGGGGCGGCACCCACTGAGTGCTATGCCTGGAGTATTTGCTTGTGCTGACGCGCTACTGGTCTCGCTTAGAACCAACGATGTGTTTGAAAAAACTATTCCTGGCAAGGTCCAGGCTTATCTGGCTTCGAGCAAACCGATTCTGGGAATGATCAATGGCGAGGCAGCCCGGATAATAGAAGAGTCGGGATCAGGTTTTGCGTGTCCTTCAGGTGATACGCAAGGGCTTGTGCGAATTACGCTGAAGTTAGCGAAAATTGATGCTTCTCAACGAGAAGCGATGGGCCAATCTGGCCGTTCTTACTACCTGACTCATTTTTCAAAACCTACGCTACTGGGGCGCCTGGAAAAGCTTTTTCGCGATGCAACTTTACGGAAGGCTGCCAAATAA